From Jaculus jaculus isolate mJacJac1 chromosome 19, mJacJac1.mat.Y.cur, whole genome shotgun sequence, a single genomic window includes:
- the LOC101610710 gene encoding 60S ribosomal protein L10-like produces MGRRPARCYRYCKNKPYPKSRFCRGVPDAKIRIFDLGQKKAKVDEFPLCGHMVSDEYEQLSSEALEAARICANKYMVKSCCKDGFHIRVRLHPFHVIRINKMLSCAGADRLQTGMWDAFGKPQGTVARVHIGQVIMSIRTKLQNKEHVTEALRRAKFKFPGRQKIHISKKWGFTKFNADDFEDMIVEKRLIPDGYGVKYILNCGPLDKW; encoded by the coding sequence ATGGGCCGCCGCCCCGCCCGGTGCTACCGGTATTGTAAGAACAAGCCGTACCCAAAGTCTCGCTTCTGCCGAGGTGTCCCTGATGCCAAGATCCGCATCTTTGACTTGGGGCAGAAGAAGGCAAAAGTGGATGAATTCCCACTTTGTGGCCACATGGTGTCAGATGAATATGAGCAGCTCTCCTCTGAAGCCCTGGAAGCTGCCCGTATTTGTGCCAACAAATACATGGTAAAAAGttgctgcaaagatggctttcaTATTCGCGTGCGACTCCACCCTTTCCATGTCATCCGCATCAACAAGATGTTGTCCTGTGCTGGGGCTGACAGGCTCCAGACAGGTATGTGGGATGCTTTTGGGAAGCCTCAGGGCACAGTGGCCAGGGTTCATATTGGCCAGGTCATCATGTCCATCCGCACCAAGCTGCAGAACAAAGAGCATGTGACTGAGGCCCTGCGCAGAGCCAAGTTCAAGTTTCCTGGCCGCCAAAAGATCCACATCTCAAAGAAGTGGGGCTTCACCAAGTTCAATGCAGATGACTTTGAAGATATGATAGTTGAGAAGCGGCTCATCCCTGATGGCTATGGGGTCAAGTACATCCTCAATTGTGGTCCCCTGGACAAGTGGTGA